TAGCCATGCAAAAGAACAAAGGCGTAACCGCCGCCAGCGTAGGGTGCGTGGACAATTTCTGCCGCACAAAGTCATAGTCAAAGAAAAATTGCTCGGTGGGGTTCCAGCAGTAAGCCAGCAGTGCCTTCTTCCTTTTTTCGGCCTTGGCCCGGTAGGCCCGTTCCTGGTCTTTATCCTGCCGCAGATGCGCCATGTCTGCCAGTAATACTTCTACGTGGTAAAGCAGGGCATTCAGATCTACGGGTACCAATTCGGTGGTTCTGATGCTCTCCAATGACTTTCCGTCTAAGAACCAGCGGCTGCTGAAGTCCCAGCCAGACTCAGCGGCGGCCCTTATGTTGCGGAAAACTTCCTCAGGATTCCGGCCGGAGGCCCGGGCCACTTCCAGATCTTCCTTGTAGGCTTCGGGGCGTGGCGAGGGGTCATCGTCCCAGTAGCGGTTCAGGACGTTTCCATCGGGCAGCAGCACTACCCGGCGGAAGGCAGGTTTCTGGGCGGTAAGGTTCTGGGCCCCGTCCATCCAGAAGGCGTATTCCTTTTCCAGGGCCGGGGCGTAGGTGCTCAGGATTTGCTGCCCTTTCTGCTGGGCCAATACGCGCAGCATAAGGGCAAAGAACGGGGGCTGCGACCTGCTCACGTAATAGGTGCGGTTTCCGTTAGGAATATGGCCTACGGTCTCAATAAGAAAGGCGAAATTGTCTACCATGTTCTGGATAAGCTGGGTCTGCTGGCTTTCCTGTAGGCCCAGCATGGTAAAGTAACTGTCCCAGTAGTAGATTTCCCTGAAGCGGCCCCCCGGCACCACATAGGCGTGGGGCAAGGCCAGCAAAGACCCTTTTTGCTGCTGGGGCTGGCGGGTTAAGACGGGCCACAGGGCCTGGATATGGTCAGTGACCGGCTGGGAGGTATCTGCCTGGTAGTCATTGCCCGGGGTAGGCGGTAACTCAAAGTGGCGCAGTACAAATGCCTTCAGGTCAAAGCCTGGCTTGTCTTTCTCCTGCGCATACGCCCTTAGAATCTCCGCCGGGGCGGAACGGGGCACACAGTCCGGGAAAGTCTTGGAGTCTGGAAACACGGGCGCCACCTGCACAGCCTTAAACAGGTCACCCAGCTCCTGGTGCGGCCTGAACTGTGCCTGACCATCCAAACCCCAGCACAGGGCCAGGAAAAGCTGTAAAACCGGTAAAATTCTATGGAATGGGGAATTGTGGCGGGCGTACTTGTCTGTCATAGGAGAAACGGTTGAAACCAACTGTCCATACGCAGGAACCCGCTGGTTGGGATACAGCGCTCCGTTTTTGCACCCATTTAGCTGCCTGCCCAAAGGACTATTTTTCCCTTTTTTCTACTAGTATTACCAGCTAAAAAAATTCCGTTTCGGGCCTGTTTTCAGAAAAACAGCCCCGAAACGGAAACAGGTATTTGTTGCTTAGTTTACAGTGGCAAAAGAAGACATCCGGCCTTAGGCCTACGGTAGTTTACCGCTCATGCAGCAACCGGTCAATGTCCTGAATTTTTCCGAAGATCACAAGAATGTCGCCGGCCTCAAAGACCGTTTCGGCTTTCACCACCCCCATCACGGTGGCTTTCTGCTGCGTCTTCCCGAAAAGGTTTTTAGTTTCCCGGTGCCGCAGAATGGTGAGCACGTTCACTTGGTACTTGGCCCGGAAATTAGACTCCGCAATGGTCATGCCCACGTACCGCTCCGGCACGGTGGCCTCAATAATGTTGTAGTCTTCGGTCAGGTCAAAGGAGTCAATCACCCCGCGCATCTCCAGTTTCTTGGCCAGCCGCTCGGCGCTTTCCTGCTCGGGCCTGATGATCTGGTCCACCCCAATCGCCTCCAGCACGGTTTGGTGCAAAGGGGAAATGGCGCGGCTCATCAGGCGTTTTACGCCTAGCTGCTTAAATATGGCGGTGGCCATGACAGAAGCCCCGAAGTCTTCGCCAATGCCCACCAGCACCACATCAGTTTCGGCTATGGGCAAGGTGGCCAAAGAAGGCATATCGCTGGCATCCAGGCAGATGGTATGGGTCACGGTATCTTTGTAGGCCTCCACCTTGTTCATGTCCTTGTCTACGGCAATCACCTCATGGCCCATCTCCGTTAACCGCATAGACAATGATGACCCAAAATATCCTAACCCTACTACTATATAACGCATACTTCGTTTTTTTACGTGATGATGATGGTCTCTTTAGGGTAGCGGTAACGCAATGAGGCCACTTTGCGCAGTAAACTCACAATCAGGGTGAGCGTGCCTACCCTTCCTAAAAACATGGTAATGATCACTACCACTTTGCTGGGGGTGCTTAACAGAGGGGTAATGCCCAGCGTTAACCCCACAGTGCTAAACGCCGAGAAACACTCAAACGCCACCGCTGAAAGCCCCAAATGAGGGTCAAAGAAGGTGACCAGGAAAACGGCCGCGCCGATGACCAGCAAAGACAACAGAATAATGGCAAACGCCTTGTACACCGATTCCTGCTCAATTTCGCGTCCAAAAACCTCTACCCGGTCCTTGCCCTTGGCCAGGCTTATAATATTTAAGATAGCCAGCGCAAAGGTGGTGGTTTTGATACCGCCGCCCACAGAAGCCGGCGAGGCTCCAATCCACATCAGTAATAGGTAGAGCAGAACGGTGGGAGCGGTCAGGGCCGCCAGGTTGACGGTATTAAACCCGGCAGTACGGGGCGTCACGGCCCCAAAGAAAGATCCTACCAGTTTCCCCCAGGGGCTTTGGCCCGCCAGCGTGTTGTTCATTTCCAGTAGATAGTAGATAACCGAGCCCAAAAACAAAAGCAATAAGGTAGTGATCAACCCTAAGAGGGTGTTCACGTTCAGAAGCCGTGGGGTGTGTTTGAGAGGAGTTTGCGGGTTTAACTTATGAACCTGCGCCAAGGCTTTGTACCGGACAAACCTAACCAGGTTAAAAACAATGGGAAATCCTAATCCACCCATAATGACAAGCCCTGCAATGATTAACTGCACCGGGTAATTAAACCTGATCAATGGGTCATATAACCCCAGACTTAAGGTAGAAAACCCCGCATTACAGAAGGCAGAGATGGCATGAAAAAGTGAAAAACTGAACTTATCAGGGAGTACGTTTACCGGAATATCCTGCAGAACCCAATAAAGCAACAAGGCCCCTGCCAATTCAAATCCCAGGGTAAAAGTAACAATTTTAAAAAGGGTTCGAGTAATCTGACCCAGATTGTCTTCATTCAGCCAATCTTTCATAAAAAGGGAACTCTTTAAAGAAGAACCCTGAAAAAATATTCCAAAGAAGCTGGCGAAGGTCATGATTCCCAACCCGCCTACTTGAATAAGTATGAGGATAATCACCTTTCCGGCCGGGGTGAAGGCCGTGGCCGTGTCTAGGGTGATAAGGCCCGTGACACACACCGCGCTGGTGGCCGTGAAAAGGGCATCTATAAACGAGATCTCCTCATACGTGGCCTGGGGCAATAGCAGCAGGAACGTGCCCACCGCAATCAAAAACATGAAACTGAGCACAAACATCTGCGCCGGGTGCAGGTTACCCCGGTAGAAAAGCAGCGTTTTCTTGGACAGCTCTATGAAGAAAACATAGAAAATAATAAAGTGGATGGGGTGTTCACTGTCAAAGAAATGCAGCAGACTACTAGCCTGAGTTACCTGGTTGCTAAGAATCAGGCGCGCCACCAACACCAAAACCATGAAGGTGAGCAGCAAACCCTCAAAGATAAGAGAGGGCCTTTTGGTGCCGTCTTTAAACATGACCGCCATCCTGAAACCCACGCACCCCAACACTACCAGAAAATAGAAGTGGTAGAAGTAGTGCAGGTAGATGTAATCGGGTTGAAGGTGCTCAAACCCAATGTCATACAGAAACGCCAGCAACCCCAAGCTACTGAAGTAAAGCAGGAAGGTATCCAGCAAGGCTACAATGCGGGGCGTATTCCTGAAGGTGGCCTGCAGCGGGGTAAGCCTAGACTTATTGTTTTTCAACTT
This Rufibacter radiotolerans DNA region includes the following protein-coding sequences:
- the treF gene encoding alpha,alpha-trehalase TreF, giving the protein MTDKYARHNSPFHRILPVLQLFLALCWGLDGQAQFRPHQELGDLFKAVQVAPVFPDSKTFPDCVPRSAPAEILRAYAQEKDKPGFDLKAFVLRHFELPPTPGNDYQADTSQPVTDHIQALWPVLTRQPQQQKGSLLALPHAYVVPGGRFREIYYWDSYFTMLGLQESQQTQLIQNMVDNFAFLIETVGHIPNGNRTYYVSRSQPPFFALMLRVLAQQKGQQILSTYAPALEKEYAFWMDGAQNLTAQKPAFRRVVLLPDGNVLNRYWDDDPSPRPEAYKEDLEVARASGRNPEEVFRNIRAAAESGWDFSSRWFLDGKSLESIRTTELVPVDLNALLYHVEVLLADMAHLRQDKDQERAYRAKAEKRKKALLAYCWNPTEQFFFDYDFVRQKLSTHPTLAAVTPLFFCMATKAQARGVARKLERDFLRQGGLPATLVASGQQWDAPNGWAPLQWMSIQGLKAYGQNKLASTIAWNWVNQNLQVYKQTGKLTEKYNVEKPATQGGGGEYPNQDGFGWTNGVLLKLIKQQQRK
- a CDS encoding potassium channel family protein, with protein sequence MRYIVVGLGYFGSSLSMRLTEMGHEVIAVDKDMNKVEAYKDTVTHTICLDASDMPSLATLPIAETDVVLVGIGEDFGASVMATAIFKQLGVKRLMSRAISPLHQTVLEAIGVDQIIRPEQESAERLAKKLEMRGVIDSFDLTEDYNIIEATVPERYVGMTIAESNFRAKYQVNVLTILRHRETKNLFGKTQQKATVMGVVKAETVFEAGDILVIFGKIQDIDRLLHER
- a CDS encoding TrkH family potassium uptake protein; protein product: MKLKNNKSRLTPLQATFRNTPRIVALLDTFLLYFSSLGLLAFLYDIGFEHLQPDYIYLHYFYHFYFLVVLGCVGFRMAVMFKDGTKRPSLIFEGLLLTFMVLVLVARLILSNQVTQASSLLHFFDSEHPIHFIIFYVFFIELSKKTLLFYRGNLHPAQMFVLSFMFLIAVGTFLLLLPQATYEEISFIDALFTATSAVCVTGLITLDTATAFTPAGKVIILILIQVGGLGIMTFASFFGIFFQGSSLKSSLFMKDWLNEDNLGQITRTLFKIVTFTLGFELAGALLLYWVLQDIPVNVLPDKFSFSLFHAISAFCNAGFSTLSLGLYDPLIRFNYPVQLIIAGLVIMGGLGFPIVFNLVRFVRYKALAQVHKLNPQTPLKHTPRLLNVNTLLGLITTLLLLFLGSVIYYLLEMNNTLAGQSPWGKLVGSFFGAVTPRTAGFNTVNLAALTAPTVLLYLLLMWIGASPASVGGGIKTTTFALAILNIISLAKGKDRVEVFGREIEQESVYKAFAIILLSLLVIGAAVFLVTFFDPHLGLSAVAFECFSAFSTVGLTLGITPLLSTPSKVVVIITMFLGRVGTLTLIVSLLRKVASLRYRYPKETIIIT